GAATTCCTGTCTATTGAGTTGATTTGTATAATATTGGTTAAGTAACTCTTGAACGCTTGCTACAGGCTGAATCGCATTCCATTTTAAAACCGTGTATCCCGTTGCCGTCCAACCAGGAGAAAATTGGGCTGTTGCTAATGTTTGCAGCCACGCCTGCCAGTAATGAAATAGCTGCTGCCAATCTTCTGCTGTCAAGCTATCTGTTGATTGCTCTGGATCTAAATCAGCTGCTTGCGCGATCGCCTCTATTAAAGTAGGACTGATACCGCGATAGCTTTTGAGCAAACAGCGTTTTAAAGCCGACGGTACGAGGCTTACCCGTTCTTGCCAGCGCGAAAACGGCTCATCTAAAGCTGGAGCTGTCCCCGTCAGTGCGGGTGGTAATTCGTAACTTTGCCCAGTCTGAATTGGACGCACGCTCGATTTCTGGGGGCTGACTTGATGTGCGGCTGTAGTAATCTCGTTTGCAGTATTTGTCAGGACGACATTACTATATTTGCCCATAATTTCCACGTATACGTGCCAAAGTACGGGTTCCCCTGGACGACGGGCAAACTGTAAATCGACAACTCGTTCCCAAGGGACGACGGGACGACAAGAAATGAGAGCTAAACCATTAAGTTGGTGCAGTAATTGTTGGCTAAAAGTAAAAGTATCTGGTTGTCGTGGTGGTGGAGTACCGATGCAAATGTGGGCTGCTTGAGGATGCCAAGATATTTCTAGCCATCCACGCCGATCGAGTGTCCGTAGCGCTAGCAAAATCGTGTAGCGATCGCGTTGATAAACCTGCTCCAAACGAGCTGGAATCCAATCTTTACTCAACTCGCTACAAGCAGCAGTAAGTGTCGTGAAGTCAACTGGTTGCAATTGAGGGATCTAGGGGTAAGGGATGAACTCAGAAGTCAAAAATTGTAGGGGCGGGTTCACCAGAAATACTGGTCAGAGTCAAAGACTATTGGTAAACTCGCCCGTACAGGTGTCAGAAGTCAGATTACTGATAACTGACAACTGATAACTAATAACTAATTTTTCTTTTCTCTGTCTTTTGAAGGATATCTAAAGATAGATATTGGATAAAAATGCGCTCGAACTAAATAAAAAGCCTGGTTTTTGGGTGATTTTAGCCTTGTAACTCCAAATTTTTATAGATACCATGAAAAGTAGATATTTATTTGCCTCTCGCGCCGCATTTTTTGCGTTAATTTATCATGGACATTCAGTTAATCAACATCGGTTTTGGCAACATTGTATCTGCTAACCGAGTCGTTGCCATTGTCAGTCCAGAATCCGCACCTATCAAGCGTATCATTACTGACGCACGGGATCGAGGACAGCTAATCGATGCGACCTACGGTCGGCGGACGCGGGCTGTGATCGTAACTGATTCCAGCCATGTGATTCTCTCAGCAATCCAACCGGAAACAGTGGCGAATCGATTTGTGATCGGTCGCGACCATCATGGAGACAATTGAGCTGGAGAAGCAGTAGTATGTGAAATAAACCATTTCGTTTTTTTCACTACAAAATTGGGAACGCGGATGACGACAGGTTTGCCTACTCAAATTTCTCCTACCGTAATTCCAGGCTCGAAGGCTGGTCGGTTGATTGTACTCACAGGTCCTAGTGGCGTAGGCAAAGGTACGCTCATGCAATTGCTTTTGCAGCGTCACCCCCAGCTTTACCTGTCAATTTCAGTCACGACGCGCAGCCCTCGCCCTGGAGAAATTCACGGCAAACATTATTACTTCGCGAGCCGTGAAGAATTTCGACAAATGGTCGATCGCGGCGAATTACTAGAATGGGCTGAATTTGCAGGTAACTGCTACGGGACTCCTCGTCAACCAGTGGCAGAAAAGATCGGCGAGGGAAAAACTGCCATCTTAGAAATTGAATTAGAAGGAGCAAGACAAATCCGCGCTTCTTTTCCTGAAGTGCTACGCATTTTTATCTTACCACCTTCAATGGAAGAACTAGAGCAACGCTTGCGCAGTCGCGGTCAAGATTCAGAAGAGGCGATCGCTCGTCGTCTGCGCCGCGCTCAAGCCGAAATTAATGCTGCTGGTGAATTCGATTACAAAGTCATCAACGATAATCGGGAAGCGGCACTGCAAGAAATAGAAGCTATTTTATTTCCCGATTCTAGGCAAGATTAACAAATTAAATTGGTAATGAGTAACAGGTAATTGACAAACAGCAACTACCTATTACCTATTACCAAACTACGTTATGAAAATAGCCCACCAAAAACGTTCTTGATGATAGCTATATTTGTTAGCACGAAGTAGGCAAACACCGCGCCACCAACGCCTCCAATCAAGAAGCCACTAATATAGTTGTTCCAGCTTTCTGGTGATTTGAAAGTAGAAGGAACTTGACCACCAGTGGTAGTAGTAGCAACAGGTTGAGGTGGATTGCTAGCAGAATACAAAGCCATAGTAGCAGTCATGATTGCCACCATACCTAAAGTACTGATCAATCCAGCAATGTTGGCAACATCTGTATCGCGTAACGGACCTAGCTTAGTAAAGGGTCCGAGTACCCAATAGCCATGTGCCATCCCAACTTCCAAACCTCGCCGCATGTCGGTAATACCTGGGCGATAGGCGGGTAAGTTATTAATAAACCACTTCACCAAGCCGGAAGAATTTACTGGTGTTTCTAAGTTACTATTCTGAGGATCGCGCCCAGCAGGAAAGACAACTTCTTGATTTCTAGGATCGCCGGGTCTATTTTTAGATGCATCTATTGCTTGCGCCATATTCTCCGTATGATATCAATAAGGTCGTGGCATCATTTTAGGTGAATAATTGTAGCCAAATATCAATTTAGACAGAGAAGTTAAAAAAAATTAATTTAGCGATCGCCGCCATATAGCAAGCGGCAAACACGCGAGTTTTCACTCTGTTTGCGTGGCGCAAAACTATTTCTTTTTGCGTTGTGCAAAACTACTTCTTTTTGCGTTGTGCAAAACTATTTTTTTTATGTAAAATCTACCAATCGCGCGATCGCTTATGCTGTCATTGCAATTTTAATACTCAATATTGAGACTTATAATATTGGGCTATCTCTAGATCTTATTATGTGTAGCGCTACATGCTTAAATTTCAGACTCTAGCTAGATGTGAGAAACTAATTAGTTTTAGCTCACGGCATTGGGTGAAAAAGTAAGTCAGGAAAAAAGTAGTTAAAAATTGCCCAAGTCGTGAAAGCCACAGATACAGCAACCACAGCCAGCACTGGAGCTAAGGAAAGATACCTCTGAAGATAGTGTTTTTGTTCGTTCTCGTTCTGTTTTTGCATGAATTTTGGTCTCCCGACCAGTGTAATGATTTGCTAAAGCATGAAACGCGCTATGCACTTAATTGATAGTAATTTGCGAGTTTCAAACCGCCATCATCCGCTTGGTCGATCGACCGTCAGGCTGTTAAGAACCAGAGGGTAGAGAACAGAACGAAAAAAGAGTAGCAACGATCGCAATTCTCTCCGATCTATCCCCTCACCTCTAGCTCAAACACCCCTACTTATGGCAAGGGATGGAAGAGAAGATCGGGGAAGAAGTAGTTAAACACAATTAACCACACAGCTGTTTCAGCCAGCCATGCAAATAGCAAAACTGGTGCGAGAGAAAGATATTGCAGAAAATATTTTTGTTGCATTTGTAGCTCTCCCAAGTATTTCAAACAAAGTAACGTTCAATTAGCGCGGAGAAATGGGGATTTCTTCGTCTTTAGCAGTGAGTTCGCCTGAGAGCAACTCTTTCACGGCGGCTAGGGGCCAAGCAAACGCTGACACCATGCTCTGAAATGCTAAGGGAACATCAATGATGACTTCTTTGATTTCGGTTTCACTAGCATACTTTTTCTTGGTGGCTTGCAGATAGGCACGCCCCGCCCAGCCGATCTGACCGGCAATGTAGAGAAACATAATGCTAGGAATTAAAAAATCGCCAGCGCGATCGAGACGACCATCAACAACCAGGTGGGGTAGACCTTCAGGACCACACATTGCTTGAGCGTACCGCTCAAACCGCTTTTCACCCGATTGCGGATCGGCAGTTGTATTGCGGGCTGCTTGTGCCCGTTGAACAAATGCAGGAGAGTCACTGCAACGTACTAAATTAACTTGCTGTGCTTGAGCTGGTGGAGCAAATGTAAACCACAGTCCACCAATAACTAAGATCAGCGCAAACAATCGACGCATGGAATTGTTTCCTTTTGTTACAAAACAAAAAGTTTATTTTACAAAATGAATCAGTTTGTACAGTATGTTTGCACGCACTTGGAAGCAATCATACTCTCGCGCGCGATCCTAGTAAAGTTAGAGCAAATCAAAGTTTAAGCTACTTAATATAGGGAGTAGGGAGCAGTTATCAGTTATCAGTAACCAGTTGTCAGGGAGACAAGGGGGGCAAGGGGGACAAGGGGGACAAGGGGGACAAGGTTGCTGAGGGAGCAAGACAAGTCGCAGGTCGCAAGTCGCAAGTCGCAATTAATTCACCATACCCCACACCCTACACCCCACACCCTACACCCCACACCCCACACCCCACACCCCACACCCTACACCCCACACCCCACACCCCTCCGACAATGGCTACAGTTTTAGCGATAGAAACAAGTTGTGATGAAACTGCGGTGGCGATTGTTAAGAATCGTCAAGTTTGTAGCAGTGTTGTTAACTCCCAGATCTTAGTACATAGTCAGTATGGGGGAGTTGTACCAGAGGTTGCTTCGCGCCAGCATTTAGAAATTATCAATCAGGCGATCGCCCTAGCTCTAGAGCAAGCTGAAATGAACTGGCTAGATCTGGATGGGATTGCGGCGACTTGCGCGCCTGGCTTGGTTGGTGCTTTGATGGTGGGCATCACGGCAGCAAAAACTTTAGCATTAATCCATCAAAAGCCTTTTTTGGGCGTACATCACCTAGAAGGGCATATTTACGCTAACTACTTGAGCGAACCAAGTTTGCAACCGCCTTTTTTGTGCTTGTTAGTTTCTGGCGGACACACTAGCTCGATCTACGTTAAAGATTGCGGCGTGTACGAGACATTAGGTGAAACCCGCGATGATGCGGCTGGAGAAGCCTTTGATAAAGTTGCACGGCTCTTGCAATTGGGATATCCTGGCGGTCCCATCATTGACAAATTGGCACAGACAGGTAATGCTCAAGCTTTTTCCTTGCCAGAGGGAAATATTTCTCGATCGCAGGGTGGTTATCATCCCTATGATTCGAGTTTTAGCGGCTTGAAAACAGCAGTACTGCGATTGGTAAGACAGTTAGAGCAGAATGGTGCTGTACCAGTGGCAGATGTAGCGGCAAGTTTTCAGGAAACAGTAGCGCGATCGCTAACTAAACGGGCGATCGCTTGCGCTCGTGACTATGGCTTAGAAACTATCGCTGTAGGTGGTGGAGTTGCAGCCAACAGCAGCCTCAGAAAACACCTGCAAGTAGCAGCAGCCAGTCATAATCTGCGCGTGTTATTTCCGCCTTTAAAGCTCTGTACTGATAACGCTGCCATGATTGGTTGTGCTGCTGCCGACCATCTTAACCGAGGGCATACCTCACCCTTAACTTTGGGCGTGCAGTCGCGTTTATCACTTAGAGATGTGATGCAACTGTATTCAGTTAACAATTGACAGTTATCAGTTATCAAGAGACAAAGTTGTAGGGGCGGGTTGATTCCCAGATGTCTGTTAATCCAGGCGCAATCTGGTAGTCAAACCCGCTTTTACAGTAGTTAAGCGTAATAACCAATTACCCATTACCTATTACCCATTACCATTCTTTCCATTCTCCGTATTTTCACGTTAAGTCTTTACTATTTTTGTAATTTGAATAAAGTTTTCATAAATATACCTGGAGATGGTTAGACATCCTCAGTGAATTCCAGTATGGTTTTATACATGTAAGGTTTATTAGTAATATTTATATGTCTCTAGATGTGCAAGAAATTAAGAGTGCAATTAGAATTCACGACTATATTTCACAATTAGAAAAGCTAACAAAATTAACTCTAAAAAACTCAGATATTATGCTGGGTGCGCCGAAAACTAAACTTGTTTTTGACTTACCGACTCACAATAAACCTTGCTACGAGTATGTCGAGCAACTGTATCAAGAAATTGGCGATCGCGATTTGCTGATGCAAGCTCTAAGAACGGGCTGGCATTATATCAGTTCTAACGGTACAACAATTCCCGTATCGAAAGAAAAGTATTTTCAGCAATTAAACTCCTCTCAAGCATTTCGCGTTGCCAAACAGAGAGGCTATCAAGTTCCAGAGAAATTTTTAACTACTAAACAGTTTTGCTACGGGCAGTATGAAGCTTATTCTGCTATGCATGAAATTATGCATGGTAAGGCATTAGGAATTTGGTCTAACAAAGCTAATTTCTCTAATTTTATGTATAACTATGCCAAGTTTTATAAAGCAATTAAACTAATTGCTCCTCAATTTATCGTACCGAGTTCTAGCTATCAATCTTCTATTCCATATATTTTAGACCAACTGTGGGTGGCGAGTCATAACAGCAACCAAGTTAGATTATTAGGCTTAGAAGTTGCTGGCGAACAACATTTTCTGAATGGAGGACACAGCAAAACTTTAGGGAATGAAAAGTATCTAGAAAAACTAGGTTTTGAGATGTATCATGTCGCCAGTTGGTGGTGTCGGGTAGATCCATATCGCGTTATTTGTGAATTTTTAAAAGAGTCGGGAATTTTTCCTGAAGCACAACAATATTTAATTGGTGCAGAACTAGATACGATTGATAAATACGTCTGCGGTATTTGCCACCGTCCGATGGTAAGACTAGGTTGGGATTGGATTCAACAGTGTCAAATTGGCGATCGCACGGTTTACGCTCACAAACACTGTGTCGCGCACAAAGTTGCTGACAAGCTTTCAACTAGAGGAAGATTAGACGTGCAATCGCAAAGATGCTAGCACCCAAAACTGCACTTATCGGCACCGTAATAATCCAAGCTGCGGCAATTCCTCGCACAGTTTGGAACTGAATTGTTTTCCAATTTCTGACTAAACCAACTCCCACGACACCACCAACTAGAGCATGGGATGTAGAAACGGGTAAACCCAGGCGCGAAGCCAGTAAAATTGTTGTTGCCGTAGCTAATTCAGCACAGAAGCCGCCACTGGGTTGTAAGGGAATAATTCCCTCGCCGATGGTGGCGATGACTTTTTTACCCCAAACAGCTAAACCTGCAACAATACCAGCACCGCCAAGTACGAGAATCCATAACGGAATCGCGATGCCATCTACAGGGACACTAGCAGTACGAATAATATAAGTGATTGCTGCTAAAGGTGCGATCGCATTCCCGACATCGTTAGAACCGTGTGCGAAAGCGACGAAACAAGCACTCAATAATTGGAAGCGTGCGAGTTGTTTTTCTACAAGGGAGTCGGGAGTCGGAACTACTTTTGACCCTTCACTTTGTTCGAGGGCAAGCTTTTGACTTTGAACTTTTGACTTTGCTAGTTGTCTCCAACCACAGAAAGTTAGAGATACAGAGGCGATCGCTCCTAGCCCTAAAGGTAAATCGCGGGGTGGAAGTTGTAAACCCCAATGTTGAGTTAGCAAAGTATATATTGGATGACTGACAGTAGGTAGGACGATAACACCAAAAATACCGATCGACGCCACACTTAACCAAGGAATCCACTCGTCTAGCTGTTTGAGAGGATCGGGTTGAGTCAAAATCCAGCGTCTTACCTGACTGTAAAATGCAGAGGCGATCGCACCGCTGACTATCGGCGTAATCACCCAGGCAAAAGTGATTTTACCGATTGATGCCCAGTCTATTGCTTCCCATCCGATCGCGCAAGCACTAAAACCCGCGATCGCTCCTACAATTGCATGAGAAGAGGACACGGGTAAGCCCTGTGATGTCGCGATTTGCAACCACGCTCCCCCAGCTAGTAGAACTGATATCATGCCTACTAACAATACTTCTGGCTGAGAAATGAATAGGGCAGGATTGAAAATTTTGGTTGCTAGAGTTTCTGAAACTTCATGTCCAAACAGCACCGCACCTGTAAATTCTAGAGTCCCTGCAATGACTAATGCTTGACGCAAAGTCACAGCTTTAGACCCGACAGAGGTTCCCATCGCATTAGCAACATCATTTGCGCCTAAGTTCCAAGCAACGTAGAAGGATAGGAGCGCAACTAAAAAAAGAATCATGCTTATTCGCTCTCAACACAGCCATCATACCCTCCCAGGAAAATTCCGGGTACAATGATAGATTGTGCAAGATACCCAAACGCGAAGATCTGGAGATCCTTATGTCCCGTAAATGTATGCTCACAGGCAGAAAGGCAAACAATGGTTATGCCATTTCCCACTCTCACCGCCGGACTAAAAAAGTGCAAGAAGCCAACTTGCAGTGGAAACGGGTTTGGTGGGAAGAAGGTAATCGCTGGGTGAGACTGAAGCTTTCGACTAAAGCAATCAAAACCCTCAACATCAAAGGCTTGTCAACAATGGCAAAAGAAGCCGGAATCAACCTCAACCATTATTAAGATTTGATGGTATTTTCTATTGACCATACTAAGTTTGATGGTTAATTTTCTGGAGCCGTAAAATTTTGCGGCTCTACAAAGTAGAATTATTTGCAGTCTCTTTTCGCCTTCCTCTTCATAGGCTGAATTTATCTCAGCTAGGCGTTACTTTGTTCGCAGCCAATACCTGCTTGAGCCATTAATTCTCTATCTTCTCTAGGAAAT
This window of the Chroococcidiopsis thermalis PCC 7203 genome carries:
- the remA gene encoding extracellular matrix/biofilm regulator RemA — translated: MDIQLINIGFGNIVSANRVVAIVSPESAPIKRIITDARDRGQLIDATYGRRTRAVIVTDSSHVILSAIQPETVANRFVIGRDHHGDN
- the gmk gene encoding guanylate kinase gives rise to the protein MTTGLPTQISPTVIPGSKAGRLIVLTGPSGVGKGTLMQLLLQRHPQLYLSISVTTRSPRPGEIHGKHYYFASREEFRQMVDRGELLEWAEFAGNCYGTPRQPVAEKIGEGKTAILEIELEGARQIRASFPEVLRIFILPPSMEELEQRLRSRGQDSEEAIARRLRRAQAEINAAGEFDYKVINDNREAALQEIEAILFPDSRQD
- a CDS encoding photosystem I reaction center subunit XI, whose product is MAQAIDASKNRPGDPRNQEVVFPAGRDPQNSNLETPVNSSGLVKWFINNLPAYRPGITDMRRGLEVGMAHGYWVLGPFTKLGPLRDTDVANIAGLISTLGMVAIMTATMALYSASNPPQPVATTTTGGQVPSTFKSPESWNNYISGFLIGGVGGAVFAYFVLTNIAIIKNVFGGLFS
- a CDS encoding photosystem I reaction centre subunit IX / PsaJ, which gives rise to MQKQNENEQKHYLQRYLSLAPVLAVVAVSVAFTTWAIFNYFFPDLLFHPMP
- a CDS encoding photosystem I reaction centre subunit IX / PsaJ, with amino-acid sequence MQQKYFLQYLSLAPVLLFAWLAETAVWLIVFNYFFPDLLFHPLP
- a CDS encoding photosystem I reaction center protein PsaF subunit III is translated as MRRLFALILVIGGLWFTFAPPAQAQQVNLVRCSDSPAFVQRAQAARNTTADPQSGEKRFERYAQAMCGPEGLPHLVVDGRLDRAGDFLIPSIMFLYIAGQIGWAGRAYLQATKKKYASETEIKEVIIDVPLAFQSMVSAFAWPLAAVKELLSGELTAKDEEIPISPR
- the tsaD gene encoding tRNA (adenosine(37)-N6)-threonylcarbamoyltransferase complex transferase subunit TsaD, with the protein product MATVLAIETSCDETAVAIVKNRQVCSSVVNSQILVHSQYGGVVPEVASRQHLEIINQAIALALEQAEMNWLDLDGIAATCAPGLVGALMVGITAAKTLALIHQKPFLGVHHLEGHIYANYLSEPSLQPPFLCLLVSGGHTSSIYVKDCGVYETLGETRDDAAGEAFDKVARLLQLGYPGGPIIDKLAQTGNAQAFSLPEGNISRSQGGYHPYDSSFSGLKTAVLRLVRQLEQNGAVPVADVAASFQETVARSLTKRAIACARDYGLETIAVGGGVAANSSLRKHLQVAAASHNLRVLFPPLKLCTDNAAMIGCAAADHLNRGHTSPLTLGVQSRLSLRDVMQLYSVNN
- a CDS encoding inorganic phosphate transporter; its protein translation is MILFLVALLSFYVAWNLGANDVANAMGTSVGSKAVTLRQALVIAGTLEFTGAVLFGHEVSETLATKIFNPALFISQPEVLLVGMISVLLAGGAWLQIATSQGLPVSSSHAIVGAIAGFSACAIGWEAIDWASIGKITFAWVITPIVSGAIASAFYSQVRRWILTQPDPLKQLDEWIPWLSVASIGIFGVIVLPTVSHPIYTLLTQHWGLQLPPRDLPLGLGAIASVSLTFCGWRQLAKSKVQSQKLALEQSEGSKVVPTPDSLVEKQLARFQLLSACFVAFAHGSNDVGNAIAPLAAITYIIRTASVPVDGIAIPLWILVLGGAGIVAGLAVWGKKVIATIGEGIIPLQPSGGFCAELATATTILLASRLGLPVSTSHALVGGVVGVGLVRNWKTIQFQTVRGIAAAWIITVPISAVLGASIFAIARLIFL
- the rpmB gene encoding 50S ribosomal protein L28 — translated: MSRKCMLTGRKANNGYAISHSHRRTKKVQEANLQWKRVWWEEGNRWVRLKLSTKAIKTLNIKGLSTMAKEAGINLNHY